One genomic segment of Jaculus jaculus isolate mJacJac1 chromosome 2, mJacJac1.mat.Y.cur, whole genome shotgun sequence includes these proteins:
- the Gnb2 gene encoding guanine nucleotide-binding protein G(I)/G(S)/G(T) subunit beta-2 yields the protein MSELEQLRQEAEQLRNQIRDARKACGDSTLTQITAGLDPVGRIQMRTRRTLRGHLAKIYAMHWGTDSRLLVSASQDGKLIIWDSYTTNKVHAIPLRSSWVMTCAYAPSGNFVACGGLDNICSIYSLKTREGNVRVSRELPGHTGYLSCCRFLDDNQIITSSGDTTCALWDIETGQQTVGFAGHSGDVMSLSLAPDGRTFVSGACDASIKLWDVRDSMCRQTFIGHESDINAVAFFPNGYAFTTGSDDATCRLFDLRADQELLMYSHDNIICGITSVAFSRSGRLLLAGYDDFNCNIWDAMKGDRAGVLAGHDNRVSCLGVTDDGMAVATGSWDSFLKIWN from the exons ATGAGTGAGCTGGAGCAACTGAGACAGGAGGCCGAGCAGCTCCGGAACCAGATCCGG GACGCCAGAAAAGCATGCGGGGATTCAACACTGACCCAG ATCACAGCTGGGCTGGACCCAGTGGGGAGAATCCAGATGAGGACCAGGAGGACCCTCCGTGGACACCTGGCAAAAATCTACGCCATGCACTGGGGGACAGACTCAAG GCTGCTGGTCAGCGCCTCCCAGGACGGGAAGCTCATCATCTGGGACAGCTACACCACCAACAAG GTCCATGCCATCCCATTGCGCTCCTCCTGGGTCATGACCTGTGCCTATGCGCCCTCAGGGAACTTCGTGGCCTGTGGGGGTTTGGACAACATCTGTTCCATCTACAGCCTCAAGACCCGAGAGGGCAATGTCAGGGTCAGCCGGGAGCTGCCTGGCCACACTG GGTACCTGTCATGTTGCCGCTTCCTGGATGACAACCAGATCATAACCAGCTCTGGGGATACCACCTG TGCCCTGTGGGACATTGAGACAGGCCAGCAGACTGTGGGTTTTGCTGGACACAGTGGGGATGTGATGTCCCTGTCACTGGCTCCCGATGGGCGCACCTTTGTATCAGGTGCCTGTGACGCCTCCATCAAGCTGTGGGATGTGCGAGATTCCATGTGCAGGCAGACCTTCATCGGTCATGAATCTGACATCAACGCAGTGGCT TTTTTCCCCAACGGCTATGCCTTCACCACGGGCTCAGACGATGCCACGTGCCGCCTGTTTGACCTGCGGGCTGATCAGGAGCTGCTCATGTATTCCCACGACAACATCATCTGTGGCATCACCTCGGTTGCCTTCTCACGCAGTGGCCGGCTGCTGCTGGCGGGTTATGACGATTTCAACTGCAACATCTGGGATGCGATGAAGGGTGACCGTGCAG GTGTCCTTGCTGGCCACGACAACCGCGTGAGCTGCCTTGGGGTCACCGACGATGGCATGGCTGTGGCCACAGGCTCCTGGGACTCCTTCCTCAAGATCTGGAACTAA